aaaatgaaaatacatATATAAGTGGATATATTTTTTGGAACACTGTAAATACATGTAACGTATTGCCATACTCACAAGGGATTTTTGTGAAATAAATCATCTTAAGATGGTTAAAATACATTGAACTTTACATACCAATTATTTAGAATTTCATTTaaagacaaaatggcggccgtTTGAGGTTAAAAAAGAGGTTAAACTGTAATATTTGGGGAAAATTTGCTTGTTTATGGCCCAAGTATCCAATTCCCAACCTTTCTAAAACTCGTCTTACTCTAGTACTAGTAAACGGTCAGAAGAACAGTTTCGCAAACTTTTAACTCAATGAGTTCACAAATTACAAGAAATCTTGGATGACGTTGTTTTGCGAAAATCGCGTCTGATCATTGAGAATTTGGGTTTTCGCATCCCAAGGTTTTCCCAGGATGAATTGAAGTTAGGATGAGAGGACTAACTTCGTTATTTGTTGGAATATTTGAATCCTTTACCAGATATTCGAGTGTCTTTAAACTTGTAGAGAATGTACATAATTCTTTGAACCATGTTTACTTCCCCttaattaattcaaaagtagTTAAGGGATACGGATAGAAATATTTATTGTGATATCGAATGCATCCGTTTTAAGAGCTGAAACATTTTCTTACTCCAACCAATACATTCAAACACTGCCGGCACATACTAATAGCAAAAAATGTTTCGATAgtaaatgttaattttattaccatcTCTAAGTACCAGTAATCCTCCAAACACTTTGCACCAAATACTACTAATAGAAATGGTTTCAGTTTCACGATCCGTTCGCAAACGTCTCCAGAAATAGTTCGCCTTGGGTACGAACTCCACGCTTGCACCGAATCGTAAACCAGCTTATTACCCCCTATATCGAACGAACCTTTATCCGCTTCCTTAGcctttgttttcgttcttcGGTGATCACGATCCGTGTGGGAATAATGTCAGCCACGGCACGGTGTACCGATTGATTGGGAGCTCAATGCCGGACGTAACCAAATTACGTCCAAACACCCACGGCCACACTCGCCGGTCCACCCCGGGTGAGCTAGATCTTCTGCGAAAGGCACGTAAAATATTAACGGCCGCAAGTGCCTTTGGCCGGTTGAAGCGTACGAAGCCGTGCATCCCAGCGGGCACATAACTTTAATTAACTGCAAGAGTCGCCGGGAGATAATTTATCCCTGGCCGTGCCGTCCACGGCCTTGGGCGGTGGAGGCTGGATTTGGGGAAGCAATGCTGTATGACGCTAATGCCATCGATACGATGTGTCCTTGGGAGATGAGGATGGAACGGGGGGGTGAGCGAGAGAGGTGGACGGTACTGGAGGGCGCAGAGCAGCGATCATAAAATCCATCACCATGACGTTCACGACGCGCTGAGTGTCGTGTGCTGATGGCTGTCGTACATTTACGTTTCTATTCCTTTTTAATGTTCTTTGGTGGTGTTGTTTGCCGGTCGTTTTGGGCCCACAGTGAACGTAAGGACGAACTGCCCAAGATGCAGGTTGGGTTCATTGACGTCATCTGTCTGccgctgtacaaggtgctgaCGGAAGCGTTTCCCTGGATCAGCCCACTGTACGACGGTACGCTGGACAACCGGCAGCACTGGCACGATCTGGCCGAGAAGGTTGAGATGGGCCTTACCTGGATCGATCACGACACGATCGATAAGCCGGTGGAAGAGTTTGCCGGTGAGTGGGGAAACGAATGCCGCGGGCGGGAACTATGTGACGTAGGTGAGTTATCGCTCTTTCCCTTCCTTCTCACAGCGGGCAGGGAACCGTTGGCCGACATCGAGTTCACCGTGACGACACTCAACTGTGCCCATCCGGAGGAGAAAACCGAAACGACACCGGTACACGAACGGAAACCACGCTTTAGCAGCTTGCGAAAAACGGGTGCCCTGGGGAAAGCCGTCCGGAACAAGCTGTCCAAATCCGTGCACCACAATGCAGCCGGCAATGAGCGACCTTCGTCCATTGTTTCACAGCCGGGCAGTACGAAGAGTGGCACGGACGATGGTACACCGACACCGGTCGGTGGAGACCACCCATTGCCGTGTGCCGGCGAAACGTCCGATCATCAGGCAGgcgatcagcagcagcagcacgatcAATCCTCGCAATCGGTTCCGGCGACGCCGGGCAGTGGGCTTCCGCCTTCACTGCTGCAGGATGGCGCAAGTACCACGGCCCAACAGCCACCGAAACATCCCACCAAGCCGGTTAAGAAGCGCTCCAAGCTGTGCATGCTGTTGTGACCCAAGTTTTACACCGACTCGTCGGACGATGCAGCCAGCGGTGGTTCGGCGGTGGACAAGGAGAATGCCGTCTGAAGCTGGCGGCGTTGGACgtgaaccaaaaacaaaaccaaccaaaccctGGTACTCTGCTAGGCCGTTTATCTCCCATGGCTGTTCGTTGTCGTTTTTCGTGTTgtagcgaaagagagagagagagaaagagggaaagagggagagaaaaaaacaaattccttGGAGAAAGCCCCGCTTCGAGAAGGGCGAAAATTGGTCCGTAAACGAAGCAGCGAGTGTGGGAATGGAGGAAAAAACGCTATTTGTTGGGCCACTACTTTATTAGGCAAAACAATCCGAAACTCCTGTCAGTGTGGGGAGTTTCGTACAAGGCTGTTAGTTCAATGTTTGTTCATAGtccattttcccttttgtggAATTTATAGAGTAACATGCGGTAGTTATGTACATGCTCAAAAAGCCACCCAAAGCAAAGGAATAAACAGATGCTTAATACAGAGCGACAAACAAAACGTGGGTGCAAACTGTGAGAACACACTTGCTGGTCAATTTAGAAAACACACCACactgaaaaacaaacaccacgGAACCGTGTGAAGCATTgtcgcttttgttttttttaccgtCAAACAAGCTTTCTCCTTGCAGTGGAGAAAtgaaagcaagcaaaacaataccCATTCGATGTTAGACCATCCCACTGTGCACTGTTTTGCATGATCCGGCCAGAGTGGGAAAGaatggaaagcaaacaaagaataaaaaagctCAGCAAGCCATCCGAACTGTTCGGTTGACAGTTGTTCTGACAGAACAACGATCCTAGTCATTAGTAGTCGTTCTAGCAGGCCATGATTAAGTAAACATTAAGAGCGTCAATgcaagagagacagagaggagcatgagaagagagagagaaagccaaagagagagagagagagatgtaCGAAAGCATCTCACATGCTTATTTGGACCGAATTTTTGTCGGTGTTTTGTGTCGGATGCGGTTGTTAACTGACTGTTCCACTTGGTTAGGTACGAATAGAAATGGGCTTCGTTACACGTTAAGCTAGCGGACAGCAGACGAGTAGCAATTAGATGTGTTAGTACAGTTccaaaaccaaagcaaaacTCTTCGTGTAGTATGTTGTGTTGTGCCGGCAAGCGGCAAGAGACAAACTCCAAAGACAGTAACAGTAAATTTAAACGTCCACACAAACGGTGAAGCCCGGTTAGGGCCGGCAGAACGATGTAACTGCACTGGAACAAAGCATAAACCAGCACAGCACCCACCACACCCGTACCCGTCTGTTAGTTGTTGCAATGGGAAACTACAAACCTGACTAAAGCCTCCGGGGGAATGGTGAAGCAATTATCCCTCGCCGGTGGCATACGGTGCCGAAGATGAGAGTTAGCCGATAAGAATGTAATGGGGAATACCGAATGCAATGTTGCTACCGTCCTTCGTTTAGCGCCTGGTGTGATGGCTACTGGCTACCAATTCTATTGACACTGGGGCCGCCTGCAGGTGGTTGCTATTGTTCCGTTTCGGCTATTGTTACCCTTTGTTGTTTCGTCGGTGGCGTTGTTTCGCCACCCAGAAAAGGATAACGCCGGGAAAAGGCGTCAGTGATACTATTGTTAagctttgttcgtttgtttttgttttggtaaacATTCTGCTTTCCTTCCAATGCAGCCCCGTTGTTGTGCGATACGATTAAATgcttgttgtttggttgtgaAGAAATGGACACTGCAGTGCACAATGTTGCACAAAACCAGACCGAATGCACTCGATGACGGCCACAACTGGGTGGTTAttgagagtgttttttttaataaactgtTGAAAGGATGTTCAAAATGTGAAATTTATGTTGCAACGGTGCTTCTGTATCGTCCCTTTAGCTCTTGGCAAAGACTGGTTACCAAGCTGGAAACGATGTTACCCCTGTGAAACTAACCACCATGCGTCGTTGTGAAGCATTTCCCTTAAAAGAAGGAACACTGTTAGTCGATTCATAACTCGTAAGACTATTGGTTAATGATAGCAAGGGGAAACGCACCactaaacaaaaaggaaagaaaaaaaggaaggctTTTCTCCACTGGGGGAAATGTGCTAGAGCAATTGTTCGTGAATGAGCCACACATTAGAcaacactaaaaaaaaaaaaaaacaacaaaacaatacacgtTGCATGTTCCGGTAATTATTAGCAGCAAAACAACCACGTGTCTTTGATGGTTAGAAACATTTTTGTGATTGTATATTCgtatacctttttttgtgatgCAAAACTTCAggcagaaagaaagaaaagcagcACAGTGGAgtttgaaaataaagaaaaccaaacaaaacggatAGATTTGGGTTAGATGCCGaaatcgaaatgaaacgaatacACCGAAACAATAAGGCTATTCGCAATGGCAGGAACGATGAGCAAGAAATACAAGAAATATGTGAGCACTGAAGAGAGCGGCGTTGTTTAGCGGTACATccgaaatgaatttaaataaattgcttATGTTTTGTTACGTTCTACATGACATTTATAATATtgagatgtttttttaattatgttttgggTTTTGAATAAGTGCAATAGTATTGAAACTTTATTTTTCTGCCATATCAATATGTGACTTAAGAGCATTTATGTAATCTTATCTAATGAAGAAAGGTGAAGCATTAATTATCGACTAaagcaccaggcgtctccattataCCACATGTGCAGTGTTTCTCAACCCAACTCAATCCAAACTTTCGCCATGAAACTCAACGCCCTCGATTTCAATCTGAGTATGTTAATATGGCAGTTTTGACGTTAAGCAGAGTTGGTTTGACAAATACCATAATATGTGTTAATTGAAGCACGAGCTCATCACGATCACCACGGATACCTTGTCATAATAACAACTAAGCAAGTGCATTTTTGGGTGAAGTTTTTTATACGTAGTTCCATTTCAATCAGTTTCAATGTATCCATTGATATTCAAAGCCATATTGATATTGATCGATACCAATGCCATTTTGAAAGGGTATCTGTTACTGACTATGTATATGCCACGTGCAAGATGAGCTGTTTGGATGCACCAAACGTCCTGAGGACGACGAGACTAATGGGGCGTATTAAAACGGAAGACCCCGAGCTTCAAGGGTTTTCCAGCACCAAGACTACCTGAAGAACCTCGTAGATGTAATCGCAGACGCAGCATGACCGATTGGGGCGTCGTCGTGAATGGAGACCCCGAACAAAGTTACAGCATCTGTTTAGGGCCCTAAAATGACAGTGATCCCTCATCACTATTCTTTGTATGGTTTAATAGAATCATTAGCGCCTTATGGCCTCCGACGAGATTGAGACGCCCCGCGCGAGACAGTCAAACTCCAATCGTTAAGCTGTCCTTTAAACCGCTCACGACCAATCATTATTGATTGTTAATTTGGTTCTGTCGACTTTTGTTAGATTCTATGGTTCAGACGCATTTGTGAGTACTAAGGATCGACATGTTTTCATGACACATGACATGACATCGACATGTACTAAGGATCGACATAGCTAAAGCTAATCGTCTCGACTAAAATTTTAAGTGGAATCGAAAATCCACTCCAATGATGTTGGTACTACATGTTAAAGGAAGATTTCATAGAAGACAACTTCTAGCTGTAAACTATCAAAACTCCCGTATATGCTCAGGTACAAATGAATTTAATTGTTGAGGTATACAAGCCACATAGGCCGAAATGAATATATGATTTAATCATCTTCTTaccaaattattttaatatacaACCATCTTTCCATAGTTTAAAACATCCCTTTATTTTCTCAGTGAAACTGTACAAATAAAGGACACCCTTTGCGCTTACAGATAAATATAGAACCATCTTTTTCGTCTCATTTATTATTACCTCCTGCACAAATGCATTCCACTATTAACGTTGCCATTCGCTCACTCGTTCACCATTCTACCTTCACCACCCGTCAGCGCATCGGTTGATGCAATACAGTTCAAGAATCGGGTTAAATCCcctaaacagaacagaactacaacgtgtgtgttttgttaaaaaaagaaacgtttgTCAGTCACACTAGCTGACTCAACTGCTGCCATTCGTTATCTTTAGTGCCCGAACTCCCGATCCACGTGTCGGTTGGCGGTTGGTGTACCTAGACGGCAAAGGTGTGGcaaaagggaaagagagagcgcTGTTGTAGCCATATACATCGTTTCCCACCGCTCGCTTTACGTTGTTTTTCTACTGCCTTACAGTATAAGTTAAGAGGGGTTTGTATAAGTAATGGAATTAATGTGATGATATCTGATTTGCGTGTGCGAGTCCTCTCACTCACTTGCTTTCAGGTTTGCGTATCTTATGCCCTGCGATACGATCTCAATCGGTCTCGACTAATGCCACCATTATGGGTATGAGGTCATAGTGTAAGCGGTTACCGCTGACCAAAACAAACTACCGGCTGAACTCTGCTCACAGGGAAGTGGGGCAACCGCGATGTCCGCACTACGGGGGGGCTTAGGTAAAAGGTTGGCTACTTTAAACATATTCAACATGACGTATCGTCCCGCTGACGCTGCGGCAGATGAAATCTTCCCGAGCGTATCGTTGTCTCGTTCGTAGACGTTTTCTACAGGAAAAGGTTTGTCGCTATGGGTGTGAAGAAGTCGTTTCTGATGTAAAGTGAGTATGTGTCTAGGCGTCTATCTGTCCGTCGGTTCTGTCTCGGGTTGGAATTACAGTATCGCAAAGATTCGCGTCCCAGTCACCCCGACACCCGGTCGTCGATTGGAAGTTTTGCTTTAACTTTATGTTTCCATACGATTGCTGCACGCTAATGCTGCGTTGTTTTCCCCTAATTCCGTCTATTCGCCGGAGGACACGTTTGGCTACGCGCGGGCGACACCTTCCTACATGAAAAACTCCTCCGTTGAATGAGAGAGCGGCAGTCACGTGCGCCCGGGTCGATCTAGGATGGAAATTTCTATTACACGCAGCCCGCGATACACCGGGTCCGTGATTTGCAGCCCTTTTGGATTGTATACCCGTTCGTTTTGCATCGCGatgtacttcgacaccttccggAGACACTAAAAACAACGGAGCCGTGCATGATTCATGGAATTGAAAACCAAGCAGAATTAATCGTTCATCTTTACCTTTTCGTAGTGTGTTTCCGTGCATATGTAAATCAAGTAAGCTGCAATACAGGCCAGACATCCTTCGCAATATGTGCTGCAGGAACCTTTTTCTGCCTCCGCGAAATATTCGTTCAATTTGTTCATGGTGCTCTCGAAGGTGTGTCTATCGATCTGCAAAACGGAATTGAGTAAGCCAAGTAAGTTTCTGCTTCATGACCAGTGCTGCTGTATCATTTCTGCTTACCCTACTCTCCAGCTCCGGGGGAAAGCGGTTCTGGAATTTTACCGAAGTGCCTTCACTGTAATCCCGCTGGATGAATACTTTCATGTAGTTTGGCTGGGTGGTGGCCGGCGTGCCCGGCTGAGACATTCGTACATTGGCCATTGGTGGGAATGCTAGCCTTATGGTGTTCGCTAGTGTTCCGTTCTGTTGTTGGGAGCAGCCAGTACCTTTTGTGCAGTTTACATGAACGAACGAGCTACACAACAGTACACAGCTTTGCACAGTCACCACACTTGACGTCACTTTCCACAACAGTGCAGCAGTTTAGCGCATTAAGCACGGACAATATTAAACAATGAATGCCTACGCAGAAGATAAAAATCCCCAAAATATCAAGTTTCACTCGCGAAAATGATAatgttt
The Anopheles moucheti chromosome 2, idAnoMoucSN_F20_07, whole genome shotgun sequence genome window above contains:
- the LOC128310789 gene encoding golgin subfamily A member 7, whose amino-acid sequence is MANVRMSQPGTPATTQPNYMKVFIQRDYSEGTSVKFQNRFPPELESRIDRHTFESTMNKLNEYFAEAEKGSCSTYCEGCLACIAAYLIYICTETHYEKCLRKVSKYIAMQNERVYNPKGLQITDPVYRGLRVIEISILDRPGRT